A single region of the Lotus japonicus ecotype B-129 chromosome 4, LjGifu_v1.2 genome encodes:
- the LOC130714126 gene encoding uncharacterized protein LOC130714126 isoform X1: MIESARLLYVRRNQHIIRKEILSGIQEAVDRGDTNSSTVGSRIVLPSSFTGGRRYMFNNCQDAMAICRSFGYPDLFVTMTCNPKWPEIVRQTAKHGLLAYDRPDVACRVFRAKLNQLMSDFKKGEFFGKVIAAMYTIEFQKRGLPHAHILLWLHASCKLRTPDMIDAVICAELPNPESHPILFQAVSNYMVHGPCGLSNKQSPCMKDGHCSKYFPKEFTDHTSFDSDGFPIYRRRNSGITTTRRDVPLHNGYVVPYNPKLLLKYQAHINIEYCNKSNSIKYLFKYINKGVDRVTMSMSVGENVNEVDEIKQYYDCRYISPCEAVWRIFKFEIHHKWPPVKRLRFHLPNKHVVIFKNDVAVNGVLKRSREKLTMFTAWMVANAKYDIGKDLTYADFPSMFVYDRSKCEWRPRKQGFSIGRMNFMPPGTGELFYMRLLLNVQRGCSSFEELRTVKNHTHDTFQEACDALGLLTDDRQFIDAIHEASELGSGFYLRSLFVRLLLSNTMANPRNVWEKSFIHLADGIVHERRRLLNKPGDILQIITKSSCIIKLFTKHCLNHCCVYCIFW, encoded by the exons ATGATTGAATCAGCCAGGTTGCTATATGTTCGTAGAAATCAGCACATTATCCGTAAAGAAATCCTATCTGGTATTCAAGAGGCTGTTGATCGTGGAGACACAAATTCGTCTACCGTTGGTTCGAGGATTGTTCTACCTTCTTCATTCACAGGTGGTAGGCGTTACATGTTCAATAACTGTCAGGATGCAATGGCTATTTGTAGAAGTTTTGGTTACCCAGATTTGTTTGTGACAATGACGTGTAATCCGAAGTGGCCTGAGATTGTTCGCCAAACAGCCAAACATGGGTTGTTAGCCTACGATCGACCAGATGTTGCTTGCAGAGTTTTTCGAGCGAAGCTTAATCAGCTTATGTCTGATTTCAAAAAGGGAGAATTTTTCGGAAAAGTAATTGCAG CGATGTACACAATTGAGTTTCAAAAGAGGGGTCTTCCACATGCACATATTCTTCTTTGGCTCCATGCAAGTTGTAAACTCAGAACTCCTGATATGATTGATGCTGTAATATGTGCTGAACTTCCAAATCCTGAGAGCCATCCTATACTTTTCCAGGCAGTTTCTAACTACATGGTTCATGGTCCATGTGGATTAAGTAACAAGCAATCGCCTTGCATGAAGGATGGACATTGTTCCAAATACTTTCCCAAAGAATTCACAGATCATACATCATTTGATAGTGATGGATTTCCGATTTATAGAAGGAGAAATTCTGGGATCACAACAACTAGAAGAGATGTGCCTTTGCATAATGGGTATGTTGTTCCATATAATCCGAAGTTGTTGTTGAAATATCAAGCACACATTAACATTGAATATTGCAACAAGTCAAACTCGATCAAGTATTTGTTTAAATACATTAATAAGGGTGTCGATCGGGTTACAATGTCAATGTCTGTGGGTGAAAATGTCAATGAGGTTGATGAGATCaaacaatattatgattgtaGATATATTTCACCGTGTGAAGCTGTGTGGAGAATTTTTAAGTTTGAGATACACCATAAATGGCCACCTGTTAAGAGATTGCGATTTCACTTGCCCAACAAACATGTTGTTATCTTTAAAAATGATGTTGCAGTGAATGGTGTACTAAAGCGGTCAAGAGAAAAACTTACAATGTTCACGGCATGGATGGTAGCAAATGCAAAATATGACATTGGTAAGGATTTAACCTATGCTGACTTCCCTTCTATGTTTGTTTATGACCGTTCTAAGTGCGAGTGGAGACCTCGGAAGCAAGGTTTCTCAATTGGACGAATGAACTTCATGCCTCCGGGAACTGGTGAGTTATTCTATATGAGGCTATTGCTTAATGTGCAACGTGGATGTAGCAGCTTTGAAGAGTTGAGGACTGTGAAAAATCACACACATGATACATTTCAAGAAGCTTGTGATGCATTGGGTTTGTTGACCGATGATCGACAATTTATTGATGCCATCCATGAGGCTTCTGAGCTAGGATCCGGTTTTTACCTTAGATCATTGTTTGTTAGATTGTTGTTATCCAATACAATGGCAAATCCTCGGAACGTGTGGGAAAAATCATTTATTCATCTAGCTGATGGAATAGTTCATGAACGACGGAGGTTACTCAACAAACCAGGTGACATTCTACAAATTATTACTAAATCAAGTTGTATCATCAAATTATTTACTAAACATTGTCTTAATCATTGTTGTGTGTATTGCATATTTTGGTAA